The genomic window TCCCCTCGCACCCGAAGCCTTCGAGGGAGACGGTGCCGAAGCGGTCGAGGAGCACCTGCCGCGCCCTCCCGGCCGCGAACGCTCCCTCCTCATAGGGGGTGACCAGGACGCCCTGGGCGGAGAAACGCTCGCAAAGATCGCCGGTGAGAGGGGCGGGGACGATGCACTCCTGCGGCCTGTATCGTTCCACCTCGGAGACGACCTCGCCGCCGTCCCTGCACTCCTCGACGAAGAACTCGCCTGTGGAGATGTCCAGGAAGGCGAGGCCGAAATCCGCACCATTCGGGCAGAGGGACATCAGGTACCGCGCCCCCGGCGAGGCGATCATGGAGGCGTCGATGACCGTGCCGGGGGTGATCACCCGGACGACGCCCCTCTTCACGATCCCCTTCGCCTTCTTCGGGTCTTCGAGTTGCTCGCAGACGGCAACCCGGTAGCCCTTCGCGACGAGGCGGGAGACGTAGGTGTCTGCCGCATGATAGGGCACGCCGGCGAGGGGCATCTTCTCCCCGTCCCTGTCCTTGCCCCGCGAGGTGAGCACGATGTCGAGTTCGCGGGAGACGATCTCGGCGTCATGACCGAATGTCTCGTAAAAGTCCCCCATGCGGAAAAAAATGACACAGTCAGGATGTTTTTCCTTCATTGCATAGAACTGCCGCATGGCAGGGGTCATCTTCTCCTCGGTCATTCTGTATGAGATCGGCCGTGTATCTATTAAGGTGTTTTTTTGAGGGAAAGATAACGGCCGGGATCGGATTTTTGAAAAAAGAGCAGGTTATGCCGGATGAAATGCCAGAGGGGCGCGTGCGGTGCCGGCATCGACTGCGTGGTCGAGGTACGGGATTCCCTCTGTTCTCGAACTCGCCGACACCCGTCTCCAGGATCGGGAGAGAACCCGCGAAGATCGAAGAGGATATGCCGAAGAGGAGCACCCTATCAAAAACATGGAGAATGTCAATGACATACAATACAATTGACTGGAACGCAGTCTGGAAGGAATTGTATGATGAGAATGCGGCGTGCCAGGGGAGCAGGGAGTGCGCCTCGACATGGGCTTCGCGAGAGAAAGCTCACGCATTTCTCGCACAGTCGCGTGAGAACCCCGAGCGGATCCGCCACGTCATCGACAGTTTCCCGATCGAGGCAGGGTCGACAGTGCTGGACATCGGCGCCGGACCCGGTACGCTCGCCGTTCCCCTTGCGTGCCGCGTCGCCCGCGTGACCGCCGTCGAACCGGCGGCGGGAATGGCCGACGTGATGGCGGGGTACGCCGAAGAAGAGGGCGTTTCAAACCTTGAGATCGTGCGGAAACGCTGGGAGGACATCGATCCCTCTGTCGATCTCAGGGGGCGGTACGACATTGTCGTCGCCTCGTACTCGCTCGGGATGCCGGATATCCGGACCGCGGTCGAGGCGATGTGCGAAGCGTCCTCACGATGGGTCTACCTCTTCTGGTTTGCCGGTACGACGGCCTGGGAGCGGACGATGGCCGACCTCTGGCCGGTGCTGCACGGAAAGGAGTTCCGGTTCGGCCCGAAGGCCGACGTCCTCTTCAACGTCCTCTATTCGATGGGGATCTACCCGAACATGGAGACGATACGGAGGGAGCATCTCCGCAGGTTTCCGGACCTCGAAGCAGCAGTTGCCGAATTCAGGGATCAGTGCCAGATAACATCTCCGGCGCAGGAGGAGATCCTCAGGGAGTACCTCTCCGCAACCCTCTCGAAAAACGGGGACGGCTTCCTGCATGCGGGGATGATGACGAGGGTGAAATTCTGGTGGGAAGTGGACGGGTGCCGGTGAGCGGCATTCTCGGCCCATCAGGGTAGAATCCTCGAACGGTCCCTCCCCCTACATCTCGCCGGCGAACGCCGCGAACTCATCCATCTCCATAAACCTGCACCGCCCCTTCTCAAGGACGCCGACAGTGTCGCACATCGCCTCCATCACCGCGGGGTCGTGCGACACGAAGATGCACGCCGTCTTGTTCTTCTGCTGCAGATCTTTCATCAGCGACAGCACCTGCGCCTGCACCGACATATCGAGCATCGACGTCGGT from Methanofollis sp. includes these protein-coding regions:
- a CDS encoding class I SAM-dependent methyltransferase gives rise to the protein MTYNTIDWNAVWKELYDENAACQGSRECASTWASREKAHAFLAQSRENPERIRHVIDSFPIEAGSTVLDIGAGPGTLAVPLACRVARVTAVEPAAGMADVMAGYAEEEGVSNLEIVRKRWEDIDPSVDLRGRYDIVVASYSLGMPDIRTAVEAMCEASSRWVYLFWFAGTTAWERTMADLWPVLHGKEFRFGPKADVLFNVLYSMGIYPNMETIRREHLRRFPDLEAAVAEFRDQCQITSPAQEEILREYLSATLSKNGDGFLHAGMMTRVKFWWEVDGCR
- a CDS encoding ABC transporter ATP-binding protein; the protein is LRREQFSRYPHQLSGGEIQRAMMVRIYSLAPRLIVADEPTSMLDMSVQAQVLSLMKDLQQKNKTACIFVSHDPAVMEAMCDTVGVLEKGRCRFMEMDEFAAFAGEM